Proteins from a genomic interval of Nitrospirota bacterium:
- a CDS encoding tetratricopeptide repeat protein, giving the protein MPKPIKKRVQKRSVGEREVISLYEKALDYYLENKKTVYLGAALTVLFITIVTGLLFYNKKLTEQAATLQYEGYKLYHNLYQEDGKKADEAVLKKALEKFQEAYDKKKSPITLLYIANTQFALAQNEDALKTLEQFTKKYSGNKDLLPLAYYKIAAIQMKEGRKEEALKTLDTLYNLKTSPFLKDVALHDSASILEKMGRKEEALKKYEQLAKDYPQSPYYHLAVSEVEKEAEKKMKDNDNKDNKKTTKEEKP; this is encoded by the coding sequence ATGCCTAAGCCAATAAAGAAACGTGTACAGAAAAGAAGTGTTGGAGAGAGAGAGGTCATATCTCTCTATGAAAAAGCGCTGGATTACTATCTTGAGAACAAAAAGACCGTATATCTCGGTGCGGCTTTGACGGTCCTGTTCATCACAATAGTGACAGGTCTGCTCTTTTATAACAAAAAGCTTACCGAACAGGCAGCAACCCTTCAGTATGAGGGGTATAAGCTTTACCATAACCTCTATCAGGAGGATGGCAAGAAAGCGGATGAGGCTGTCCTGAAAAAAGCCCTGGAAAAATTCCAGGAGGCATATGACAAGAAAAAATCACCCATTACCCTCCTTTACATTGCAAACACACAGTTTGCGCTCGCGCAGAATGAAGATGCACTGAAGACCCTGGAGCAATTTACAAAAAAGTATTCAGGCAACAAAGACCTCCTCCCTCTGGCATACTACAAGATTGCGGCAATCCAGATGAAAGAGGGCAGGAAAGAGGAGGCCCTCAAGACACTCGATACCCTATATAATCTCAAGACAAGTCCGTTCCTGAAAGACGTTGCCCTGCATGATTCAGCAAGCATACTTGAGAAAATGGGCAGGAAAGAGGAGGCACTCAAGAAATATGAACAGCTTGCAAAGGACTATCCCCAGTCGCCTTATTATCATCTTGCCGTTTCAGAGGTAGAAAAGGAAGCAGAGAAAAAGATGAAGGATAACGATAATAAGGACAACAAGAAAACAACTAAAGAAGAGAAACCTTAA
- a CDS encoding NAD-dependent epimerase/dehydratase family protein has translation MKILVTGGAGFIGSNVVDGYIREGHEVVVVDNLYTGRMENLNPQARFYLLDVRSAEISKVFEIERPDIVNHHAAQMSVPASVEDPAFDADVNIMGLINLLQNSVRYQARKFIFISSGGAIYGEKESIPISETDQPLPLSPYAITKLTSENYLGFYKHQHNLDYTVLRYANVYGPRQVPHAEAGVVSIFMNKLRNGELPVIYHYPDEPDGMTRDYCYVGDIVRANILALKKGSGDAVNIGTSKETTTGELYRTILEIMRRHGYAKDAVFDTPQKGAARSGDLRRSALNIERAKAILGWQPEYDLKRGLEETILNELS, from the coding sequence ATGAAGATACTTGTTACTGGGGGGGCAGGATTTATCGGCTCCAATGTGGTGGATGGCTATATCCGTGAAGGCCATGAAGTGGTTGTTGTTGATAATTTATATACTGGACGCATGGAGAATCTCAACCCACAAGCACGGTTTTATCTCCTCGATGTACGGTCTGCAGAGATAAGCAAGGTCTTTGAGATCGAAAGACCTGATATCGTAAATCATCATGCTGCGCAAATGTCGGTTCCTGCTTCTGTGGAAGACCCTGCGTTTGATGCTGATGTAAATATAATGGGCCTGATAAACCTGCTTCAGAATTCCGTCAGATACCAGGCAAGGAAATTTATTTTCATTTCTTCCGGGGGTGCAATTTACGGTGAGAAGGAGAGCATTCCAATCTCCGAGACAGACCAGCCACTGCCGCTCTCTCCTTATGCCATAACAAAGCTGACCTCTGAGAACTATCTCGGGTTTTACAAACATCAACACAACCTTGATTACACGGTTCTCCGTTATGCAAACGTCTACGGACCAAGGCAGGTACCCCATGCCGAGGCAGGAGTGGTTTCCATATTCATGAACAAACTCAGAAACGGAGAGCTTCCCGTGATTTACCATTATCCTGATGAACCCGATGGCATGACAAGGGACTACTGTTATGTCGGGGATATTGTCAGGGCCAATATACTTGCCTTAAAAAAAGGCTCCGGTGACGCCGTGAACATAGGCACTTCAAAGGAGACCACCACTGGTGAACTTTACAGGACGATACTGGAGATAATGAGGAGACACGGATACGCAAAGGATGCCGTATTTGACACCCCTCAAAAGGGTGCTGCAAGGTCCGGAGACCTCAGGAGGAGTGCCCTGAATATTGAGAGGGCAAAGGCAATACTGGGATGGCAGCCGGAGTATGACCTCAAGCGAGGGCTTGAAGAAACTATTCTTAATGAGTTAAGTTAA
- a CDS encoding DUF2283 domain-containing protein, producing the protein MKVFYDNEVDALYIKLSNKKPDGVVEISEGVNLDTTVDDKIVGIEILDASKKMDSKTILTYTLEIDKKRLLKKIA; encoded by the coding sequence ATGAAAGTATTTTATGACAATGAGGTAGATGCACTTTATATAAAATTAAGTAATAAGAAGCCTGATGGTGTAGTAGAGATATCTGAAGGAGTAAATTTAGACACCACCGTAGATGACAAGATTGTCGGGATAGAAATTCTTGATGCTTCTAAAAAGATGGATTCGAAAACCATTTTGACTTATACATTGGAAATAGACAAGAAAAGGTTATTAAAGAAGATTGCCTAA
- a CDS encoding histidinol phosphate phosphatase domain-containing protein — protein MIDLHTHSLFSDGELIPTELVRRARMKGYRAIAITDHMDSSNMDFIIPRLVRIADELNAIQPVKVIPGAELTHLPPELIAKGIREARKLGARIVVVHGETLVEPVQEGTNWAAIAGGADILSHPGLIDEEDVKYAAAQGVVLELSARKGHCLSNGHVARLAQQYSARLVINTDAHSPGDLIDRGFAEKVILSAGLDTTVLNRVLATSEEIVKSVFLQGGD, from the coding sequence ATGATCGATCTCCACACACATAGCCTATTCAGTGATGGCGAGCTGATTCCGACTGAACTTGTAAGAAGGGCACGGATGAAGGGTTACAGGGCCATAGCGATCACTGACCATATGGATTCATCAAATATGGATTTTATTATTCCAAGGCTTGTACGGATTGCCGATGAGCTTAATGCAATACAGCCCGTAAAGGTTATTCCGGGGGCAGAGCTCACCCACCTTCCACCTGAACTCATAGCAAAAGGCATCAGAGAGGCAAGGAAACTTGGGGCACGGATTGTTGTTGTTCATGGTGAGACCCTGGTGGAGCCTGTTCAGGAGGGGACCAACTGGGCAGCCATTGCCGGAGGAGCCGATATCCTGAGCCATCCGGGTCTGATAGATGAGGAAGACGTAAAGTACGCCGCTGCACAGGGTGTAGTCCTTGAGTTGAGTGCAAGAAAAGGACATTGCCTGTCAAACGGACATGTTGCACGACTTGCACAGCAGTACAGTGCCAGGCTCGTTATAAATACCGATGCACATTCTCCGGGGGACCTTATAGACCGCGGGTTTGCAGAAAAAGTTATACTCTCGGCCGGACTCGATACAACTGTCCTGAACAGGGTATTAGCCACATCTGAAGAAATAGTTAAATCAGTCTTTTTACAGGGAGGAGATTAA
- a CDS encoding cation diffusion facilitator family transporter, producing MNMEEHSTQPKQHHHDVEMLGDRRLIVAIAVNMLLTLAQVIGGIISGSLALIADALHNFSDAASLLIAWVARRIGRQPPDHFKTFGYKRAEVIAALINLVTLVLVGLYLIYEAIWRVFEPQAIEGGMVIIVAGVALVIDIATAILTYTMSKHSMNIRAAFLHNVSDALASVGVIVAGTLILLYNWYWSDTLLTLLIAGYVLYQAATLLPKTIHILMEGTPEGISSEEVAKAMESVEGVSNVHHLHIWQLDEQRNALEAHVVIADFIDTEQIKMALKAELEKRFSISHSTLEFEIDHCSKVSC from the coding sequence ATGAACATGGAAGAACATTCAACCCAGCCAAAACAACATCATCATGACGTAGAGATGCTGGGCGACCGGCGGCTGATTGTCGCCATTGCTGTCAATATGCTGTTGACACTGGCGCAGGTGATCGGCGGCATCATTTCCGGCAGTCTTGCCTTGATAGCCGATGCCCTGCACAATTTCAGTGATGCCGCCTCATTGCTGATCGCATGGGTGGCACGCAGGATCGGCAGACAACCCCCTGACCACTTCAAAACTTTTGGCTATAAACGGGCTGAGGTAATTGCCGCGCTGATCAATCTTGTCACATTGGTGCTGGTGGGGCTCTATCTGATCTATGAGGCGATATGGCGCGTATTTGAACCACAGGCCATTGAAGGCGGCATGGTTATCATTGTCGCAGGTGTTGCCTTGGTGATAGATATAGCCACAGCAATACTGACCTATACCATGTCAAAACACAGCATGAATATCCGGGCTGCCTTTCTGCACAATGTCTCGGATGCCCTGGCCTCGGTGGGGGTCATCGTTGCCGGAACGTTGATTCTGCTCTATAACTGGTACTGGAGCGATACGCTGCTGACCCTGCTCATCGCCGGTTATGTGCTCTATCAGGCTGCAACTCTCTTACCCAAAACCATTCATATCCTCATGGAAGGTACTCCGGAAGGTATCTCGAGTGAGGAAGTGGCCAAGGCTATGGAGTCTGTCGAAGGGGTTTCAAATGTTCATCATCTCCACATCTGGCAACTCGATGAACAAAGAAATGCCCTGGAGGCCCACGTGGTCATTGCCGATTTTATTGACACCGAACAGATCAAAATGGCGTTGAAAGCAGAGCTTGAGAAGCGGTTTTCCATCAGTCACTCTACACTGGAATTCGAGATCGATCATTGCAGCAAGGTTTCTTGTTGA
- a CDS encoding addiction module toxin RelE → LGKEDFVEGLIDYVKGYRDIKEIPRGQRYASRPGLEVLFDEEIKGDRKKRKEKVQEAVERHGYSQKEVEVIRIEL, encoded by the coding sequence ACTGGGGAAAGAGGATTTTGTGGAGGGACTGATAGACTATGTAAAAGGGTATCGGGATATAAAAGAAATACCCAGGGGCCAGAGATATGCAAGCAGACCGGGGCTTGAGGTATTATTTGATGAAGAAATAAAAGGTGACAGGAAAAAGCGGAAAGAGAAAGTGCAGGAAGCAGTAGAAAGACATGGTTACAGCCAGAAAGAGGTTGAGGTGATACGCATTGAACTTTAA
- the pyrE gene encoding orotate phosphoribosyltransferase translates to MGDKERLIKLIREYAFKYSDSPVFRLSSGLMSNYYFNLKKITYTPEGQFLIGKLFYEKIKELNLSPKAIGGLTLGADPIAIAVARYSYDARDPIEAFVIRKEPKEHGMGLQIEGNVGPGDKVIIVDDVVTSGASTIKAIEIAEEYKFKIIAVMALLDRCEQRGRENIEAKGYPFYSIVTVEDIKEDAAAIKEQAIGNG, encoded by the coding sequence ATGGGAGACAAAGAGCGGTTAATTAAACTTATACGTGAATATGCCTTTAAATATAGCGATAGTCCTGTGTTTCGTCTGTCCTCGGGTCTTATGAGCAACTATTACTTTAATCTCAAAAAGATTACCTATACACCCGAAGGACAATTCCTGATTGGCAAACTTTTTTATGAGAAGATAAAGGAGCTCAACCTTTCACCAAAGGCAATCGGAGGACTTACTCTGGGTGCCGACCCTATTGCAATAGCCGTAGCACGCTACTCCTATGATGCCAGGGACCCGATCGAGGCATTTGTAATAAGAAAAGAGCCTAAGGAACATGGCATGGGTCTTCAGATAGAGGGCAATGTCGGTCCGGGAGATAAAGTAATTATAGTCGATGATGTTGTAACAAGCGGGGCTTCAACTATAAAGGCCATAGAGATAGCCGAAGAGTATAAATTTAAAATAATTGCCGTTATGGCCCTCCTTGACAGGTGTGAACAGAGAGGCCGGGAGAATATAGAGGCAAAGGGGTATCCTTTTTATTCAATAGTAACTGTAGAGGATATTAAAGAAGATGCAGCGGCTATAAAGGAACAGGCGATAGGTAATGGGTAA